A genomic window from Peromyscus maniculatus bairdii isolate BWxNUB_F1_BW_parent chromosome 1, HU_Pman_BW_mat_3.1, whole genome shotgun sequence includes:
- the Tmem219 gene encoding insulin-like growth factor-binding protein 3 receptor isoform X2 yields the protein MGEGLLTCRLLSSSPSLSSSRHSTEAQTPLLPMGSCQAGHNLHLCLAHHPPLVCATLILMLLGLSGLGLGGFLLTHTSGLRSPDIPQDWVSFLRSFGQLSLCPVNGTVTGKWRGPHVVGLLTTLNFGDGPDRNKTQTFQAKIQGSSAGESILVTARVASGRIPETCLYFSAGPEILPSSQPPIACSEEGAGNATLSPVMGEECVRVWSHERFVLTKPLTSEELALCGTRLLVLGSFLLLSCGFLCCVTAVCFHPRPEFHWSRTRL from the exons ATGGGTGAGGGCCTTCTGACCTGCAGGCTCTTGTCCAGTTCTCCCTCACTGTCCTCCAGCAGGCACTCCACGGAGGCCCAGACCCCTCTGCTCCCCATGGGCAGCTGCCAGGCAGGGCACAACCTGCATCTCTGCCTGGCTCATCACCCACCTCTGGTCTGTGCCACTTTGATCCTGATGCTCCTTGGCCTCTCCGGCCTGGGCCTTGGTGGCTTCCTCCTCACCCATACATCTGGCCTACGTAGCCCTGACATTCCCCAG GATTGGGTTTCCTTCTTGAGGTCTTTTGGCCAGCTGAGCCTGTGCCCCGTGAATGGGACGGTCACAGGGAAGTGGCGAGGGCCTCACGTCGTCGGCTTACTGACTACTTTGAACTTCGGAGATGGTCCAGATAGGAACAAAACCCAAACGTTCCAAGCCAAGATCCAAG ggtcctctgcaggagagtCTATCCTTGTCACAGCCAGAGTGGCCTCAGGAAGGATTCCAGAGACTTGCCTCTATTTCAGTGCTGGTCCGGAAATCCTGCCCTCTAGCCAGCCACCTATAGCCTGCTCAGAGGAGGGAGCTGGAAATGCTACCCTGAGCCCTGTGATGGGTGAAGAGTGTGTCAGGGTCTGGAGCCACGAACGCTTTGTACTCACCAAGCCCCTTACTTCG GAGGAGCTAGCTCTGTGTGGCACCAGACTGCTGGTCCTGGGCTCGTTCCTGCTTCTCTCCTGTGGTTTTCTCTGCTGCGTCACGGCTGTGTGTTTCCATCCGCGCCCAGAGTTCCACTGGTCTAGAACAAGGCTTTAA
- the Tmem219 gene encoding insulin-like growth factor-binding protein 3 receptor isoform X3, whose product MGSCQAGHNLHLCLAHHPPLVCATLILMLLGLSGLGLGGFLLTHTSGLRSPDIPQDWVSFLRSFGQLSLCPVNGTVTGKWRGPHVVGLLTTLNFGDGPDRNKTQTFQAKIQGSQIGLKGSSAGESILVTARVASGRIPETCLYFSAGPEILPSSQPPIACSEEGAGNATLSPVMGEECVRVWSHERFVLTKPLTSEELALCGTRLLVLGSFLLLSCGFLCCVTAVCFHPRPEFHWSRTRL is encoded by the exons ATGGGCAGCTGCCAGGCAGGGCACAACCTGCATCTCTGCCTGGCTCATCACCCACCTCTGGTCTGTGCCACTTTGATCCTGATGCTCCTTGGCCTCTCCGGCCTGGGCCTTGGTGGCTTCCTCCTCACCCATACATCTGGCCTACGTAGCCCTGACATTCCCCAG GATTGGGTTTCCTTCTTGAGGTCTTTTGGCCAGCTGAGCCTGTGCCCCGTGAATGGGACGGTCACAGGGAAGTGGCGAGGGCCTCACGTCGTCGGCTTACTGACTACTTTGAACTTCGGAGATGGTCCAGATAGGAACAAAACCCAAACGTTCCAAGCCAAGATCCAAGGTAGTCAGATAGGATTGAAAG ggtcctctgcaggagagtCTATCCTTGTCACAGCCAGAGTGGCCTCAGGAAGGATTCCAGAGACTTGCCTCTATTTCAGTGCTGGTCCGGAAATCCTGCCCTCTAGCCAGCCACCTATAGCCTGCTCAGAGGAGGGAGCTGGAAATGCTACCCTGAGCCCTGTGATGGGTGAAGAGTGTGTCAGGGTCTGGAGCCACGAACGCTTTGTACTCACCAAGCCCCTTACTTCG GAGGAGCTAGCTCTGTGTGGCACCAGACTGCTGGTCCTGGGCTCGTTCCTGCTTCTCTCCTGTGGTTTTCTCTGCTGCGTCACGGCTGTGTGTTTCCATCCGCGCCCAGAGTTCCACTGGTCTAGAACAAGGCTTTAA
- the Tmem219 gene encoding insulin-like growth factor-binding protein 3 receptor isoform X1, translating to MGEGLLTCRLLSSSPSLSSSRHSTEAQTPLLPMGSCQAGHNLHLCLAHHPPLVCATLILMLLGLSGLGLGGFLLTHTSGLRSPDIPQDWVSFLRSFGQLSLCPVNGTVTGKWRGPHVVGLLTTLNFGDGPDRNKTQTFQAKIQGSQIGLKGSSAGESILVTARVASGRIPETCLYFSAGPEILPSSQPPIACSEEGAGNATLSPVMGEECVRVWSHERFVLTKPLTSEELALCGTRLLVLGSFLLLSCGFLCCVTAVCFHPRPEFHWSRTRL from the exons ATGGGTGAGGGCCTTCTGACCTGCAGGCTCTTGTCCAGTTCTCCCTCACTGTCCTCCAGCAGGCACTCCACGGAGGCCCAGACCCCTCTGCTCCCCATGGGCAGCTGCCAGGCAGGGCACAACCTGCATCTCTGCCTGGCTCATCACCCACCTCTGGTCTGTGCCACTTTGATCCTGATGCTCCTTGGCCTCTCCGGCCTGGGCCTTGGTGGCTTCCTCCTCACCCATACATCTGGCCTACGTAGCCCTGACATTCCCCAG GATTGGGTTTCCTTCTTGAGGTCTTTTGGCCAGCTGAGCCTGTGCCCCGTGAATGGGACGGTCACAGGGAAGTGGCGAGGGCCTCACGTCGTCGGCTTACTGACTACTTTGAACTTCGGAGATGGTCCAGATAGGAACAAAACCCAAACGTTCCAAGCCAAGATCCAAGGTAGTCAGATAGGATTGAAAG ggtcctctgcaggagagtCTATCCTTGTCACAGCCAGAGTGGCCTCAGGAAGGATTCCAGAGACTTGCCTCTATTTCAGTGCTGGTCCGGAAATCCTGCCCTCTAGCCAGCCACCTATAGCCTGCTCAGAGGAGGGAGCTGGAAATGCTACCCTGAGCCCTGTGATGGGTGAAGAGTGTGTCAGGGTCTGGAGCCACGAACGCTTTGTACTCACCAAGCCCCTTACTTCG GAGGAGCTAGCTCTGTGTGGCACCAGACTGCTGGTCCTGGGCTCGTTCCTGCTTCTCTCCTGTGGTTTTCTCTGCTGCGTCACGGCTGTGTGTTTCCATCCGCGCCCAGAGTTCCACTGGTCTAGAACAAGGCTTTAA